One Primulina huaijiensis isolate GDHJ02 chromosome 5, ASM1229523v2, whole genome shotgun sequence DNA segment encodes these proteins:
- the LOC140976617 gene encoding transcription factor DIVARICATA-like translates to METIFRPTPYTPNAYDSNWLVPQGKSTPWTKEENKLFERALAMYDEKKTPHRWFKVASMIPGKSVCDVMNHYRELVEDVSNIEAGLVPIPGYLSSSFTLELEDGRGFDHVMCRKRGRTSTVQERRKGVPWTEDEHRRFLIGLEKHGKGDWRSISRNFVISKTPTQVASHAQKYYLRQVSRGKDKRRPSIHDMTMFDLSNNSSESYKIAKSYGFKSIQNHSILDDGALMVLNSSTLCDSFVAYPT, encoded by the exons ATGGAAACAATATTTCGTCCAACTCCGTACACGCCGAACGCGTACGATTCGAACTGGCTAGTCCCCCAAGGAAAGAGCACACCATGGACCAAAGAAGAGAACAAGCTATTCGAGCGTGCCCTCGCCATGTACGACGAGAAGAAAACACCGCACCGATGGTTTAAGGTTGCGTCCATGATCCCGGGGAAATCCGTGTGCGATGTGATGAATCATTACAGGGAGTTGGTCGAAGACGTCAGCAATATCGAGGCCGGCTTGGTTCCGATCCCGGGATACCTGTCTTCTTCGTTTACTTTGGAGCTGGAAGATGGAAGAGGGTTTGATCATGTCATGTGTAGGAAGAGGGGAAGGACTAGTACTGTTCAAGAGAGGAGGAAAGGGGTGCCCTGGACTGAGGATGAGCACAG ACGATTTCTCATAGGACTTGAAAAGCATGGAAAAGGCGACTGGAGGAGCATATCGCGAAATTTTGTGATTTCGAAGACACCGACTCAGGTAGCTAGCCATGCCCAGAAATACTATCTGAGACAGGTTTCGAGAGGGAAGGACAAGAGAAGGCCGAGCATTCATGACATGACGATGTTCGATCTCTCCAACAATTCATCCGAGAGCTACAAAATCGCGAAATCTTACGGGTTTAAATCGATACAAAACCACTCAATACTCGATGATGGAGCTCTTATGGTTTTGAACTCGAGTACTCTTTGCGATTCATTCGTTGCTTATCCTACGTAG